Proteins from a genomic interval of Diaphorobacter sp. HDW4A:
- the leuS gene encoding leucine--tRNA ligase, which translates to MQDKYNHSEVERAAQSHWTAADAYRVTEDANKPKYYACSMLPYPSGKLHMGHVRNYTINDMLTRQLRMKGFNVLMPMGWDAFGLPAENAALKNKVPPAKWTYENIAYMKKQMQAMGLAIDWSREVATCDPEYYKWNQWLFLKMLEKGVAYRKTQVVNWDPVDQTVLANEQVIDGRGWRTGALVEKREIPGYYLAITQYAQELLDHVQIGNEKATLTGWPDKVRLMQENWIGKSAGVRFAFTHDNKDAAGNLIQDGKMYVFTTRADTIMGVTFCAVAPEHPLAMQAAQGNAKIAAFIEECKKGGTTEAELAVKEKEGLPTGLFVTHPITGKQVEVWIGNYVLMSYGDGAVMGVPAHDERDFAFALKYQLPIQQVVAVEGQTYDATQWHDWYGDKERGVTINSGELDGMSHKDAVSAVAKLLESKGLGELKTTWRLRDWGISRQRYWGTPIPIIHCEDCGAQPVPEKDLPVVLPQDLVPDGSGNPLVKSEAFHAGVVCPCCGKPARRETDTMDTFVDSSWYFMRYCDAKNTEKMVADGADYWMPMDQYIGGIEHAILHLLYARFWTKVMRDMGLVKVDEPFTKLLTQGMVLRGAFSQRTANGGKQYFWESEVNVIKNENDVVIGGTLKSDGSALDYEMTTMSKSKSNGVDPQDLIEKYGADTARLYTMFTAPPELTLEWNEFAVEGSYRFLRRVYNFGAKLSASEFEAARAKATGKNGIAGVTFGKEAKALRLEVHTVLKQVDYDYQRMQYNTVVSGAMKMINALEDFKALDSQGGREAVVECFGILARVLYPATPHLGHVLWTELGFAKAQGELLDTAWPEVDPQALVQDEIELMLQVNGKLRGSIRVDAKADKATIEAAALANEECQKFAEGKDPKKIIVVPGRLVNVVV; encoded by the coding sequence ATGCAAGACAAATACAACCATTCCGAAGTGGAGCGCGCAGCGCAGAGCCACTGGACCGCCGCTGACGCCTACCGCGTGACGGAAGACGCGAACAAGCCCAAGTACTATGCCTGCTCGATGTTGCCGTACCCCAGCGGCAAGCTGCACATGGGCCACGTGCGCAACTACACCATCAACGACATGCTCACGCGCCAATTGCGCATGAAGGGCTTCAACGTCTTGATGCCCATGGGCTGGGATGCCTTCGGTCTGCCTGCTGAAAACGCCGCACTCAAGAACAAGGTGCCGCCAGCCAAGTGGACGTACGAGAACATCGCGTACATGAAGAAGCAGATGCAGGCGATGGGCCTGGCCATCGACTGGAGCCGCGAAGTCGCCACCTGCGATCCTGAGTACTACAAGTGGAACCAGTGGCTGTTCCTCAAGATGCTGGAAAAGGGCGTCGCCTACCGCAAGACCCAGGTCGTGAACTGGGACCCGGTCGACCAGACCGTGCTCGCCAACGAACAGGTGATCGACGGCCGCGGCTGGCGCACCGGTGCGCTGGTGGAAAAGCGCGAGATTCCTGGCTACTACCTGGCCATCACGCAGTACGCGCAAGAGCTGCTCGACCACGTCCAGATCGGCAATGAAAAGGCGACGCTCACCGGCTGGCCCGACAAGGTTCGTCTGATGCAGGAAAACTGGATCGGCAAGTCGGCAGGCGTGCGTTTCGCGTTCACGCATGACAACAAGGATGCCGCGGGCAATCTCATCCAGGATGGCAAGATGTACGTGTTCACCACGCGTGCCGACACCATCATGGGCGTGACCTTCTGCGCCGTGGCTCCGGAGCATCCGCTGGCTATGCAAGCTGCACAGGGCAATGCGAAGATCGCCGCGTTCATCGAAGAATGCAAGAAGGGCGGCACGACCGAGGCGGAATTGGCCGTGAAGGAAAAAGAAGGCCTGCCGACAGGCCTCTTCGTCACGCATCCGATCACCGGCAAGCAGGTCGAAGTCTGGATCGGCAACTACGTGCTGATGAGCTACGGCGACGGCGCGGTGATGGGCGTGCCTGCGCACGACGAGCGCGACTTCGCGTTCGCACTCAAGTACCAATTGCCCATCCAGCAGGTGGTGGCCGTGGAAGGCCAGACCTACGACGCCACGCAATGGCACGACTGGTATGGCGACAAGGAACGCGGCGTCACCATCAACTCGGGCGAGCTTGACGGTATGAGCCACAAGGACGCCGTGTCCGCAGTCGCCAAGCTGCTCGAATCCAAGGGCCTCGGCGAACTCAAGACCACTTGGCGTCTGCGCGACTGGGGCATCAGCCGCCAGCGTTACTGGGGCACGCCGATCCCGATCATCCATTGCGAAGACTGCGGTGCGCAGCCGGTTCCTGAAAAGGATCTGCCAGTCGTCCTGCCGCAAGATCTGGTGCCCGATGGTTCTGGCAACCCGCTCGTCAAGAGCGAAGCTTTTCACGCCGGTGTGGTCTGCCCTTGCTGCGGCAAACCCGCACGCCGCGAGACCGACACGATGGACACCTTCGTGGACAGCTCGTGGTACTTCATGCGCTATTGTGATGCGAAGAACACCGAGAAGATGGTGGCAGACGGCGCCGACTACTGGATGCCGATGGACCAGTACATCGGCGGTATCGAACACGCGATTCTTCACCTGCTCTATGCCCGTTTCTGGACCAAGGTGATGCGCGACATGGGCCTGGTGAAGGTCGATGAACCCTTCACCAAGCTGCTCACGCAAGGCATGGTGTTGCGCGGTGCGTTCTCGCAGCGCACGGCCAACGGCGGAAAGCAGTACTTCTGGGAAAGCGAAGTCAACGTCATCAAGAATGAGAACGACGTTGTCATCGGCGGCACGCTCAAGAGCGACGGCTCGGCGCTCGATTACGAGATGACGACCATGTCCAAGTCGAAGAGCAACGGCGTCGATCCGCAGGACCTGATCGAAAAGTACGGCGCAGACACTGCACGTCTGTACACCATGTTCACCGCGCCACCCGAGCTCACGCTGGAGTGGAACGAGTTCGCCGTGGAAGGCAGCTACCGCTTCCTGCGCCGCGTCTACAACTTCGGCGCCAAGCTTTCGGCATCTGAGTTTGAAGCCGCACGCGCCAAAGCCACTGGCAAGAACGGCATCGCTGGCGTCACTTTCGGCAAGGAAGCCAAGGCGCTGCGTCTGGAAGTGCACACCGTGCTCAAGCAGGTGGATTACGACTACCAGCGCATGCAGTACAACACCGTGGTTTCCGGCGCGATGAAGATGATCAACGCGCTGGAAGACTTCAAGGCGCTTGACTCGCAAGGTGGCCGCGAAGCGGTGGTCGAGTGCTTCGGCATTCTGGCCCGCGTGCTGTATCCCGCAACGCCGCATCTGGGCCACGTGCTGTGGACCGAACTCGGCTTTGCCAAGGCACAGGGCGAGTTGCTCGACACCGCCTGGCCCGAAGTCGACCCGCAAGCACTGGTGCAGGACGAGATCGAACTCATGCTGCAGGTGAACGGTAAGCTGCGTGGCTCGATCCGCGTCGATGCCAAGGCCGACAAGGCCACCATCGAAGCCGCTGCGCTCGCGAACGAGGAATGCCAGAAGTTCGCCGAAGGCAAGGACCCGAAGAAGATCATCGTTGTGCCGGGTCGCCTGGTCAACGTGGTGGTCTGA
- the lptE gene encoding LPS assembly lipoprotein LptE, which translates to MQKRTVLALLAAAPLAACGFRLRGAPDFQFKSIYVKAPPGSQLARELVRTLKGAGGDVKVITEIADIAQAEAICNILSENRERVVVGLNASGQVRELQLRLRMHFSLTGPNGEEFVPNTELLQQRDVSYNESIALSKEGEEAMLFKNMQTDLVQQLMRRLAKAKLVPVS; encoded by the coding sequence ATGCAAAAACGCACAGTTCTCGCATTGCTCGCCGCAGCACCGCTCGCGGCCTGCGGCTTTCGCCTGCGCGGCGCGCCCGACTTCCAGTTCAAGTCCATCTACGTGAAGGCACCGCCGGGCTCGCAGCTCGCACGCGAGCTGGTGCGCACCTTGAAGGGCGCGGGAGGTGACGTGAAGGTGATCACCGAGATCGCCGACATCGCCCAGGCCGAGGCGATCTGCAACATCCTCTCGGAAAACCGCGAGCGCGTGGTCGTGGGTCTGAACGCCTCGGGCCAGGTGCGCGAATTGCAACTGCGCCTGCGCATGCATTTCTCGCTGACCGGACCGAACGGCGAGGAGTTCGTGCCGAACACAGAACTGCTGCAGCAGCGCGACGTCAGCTACAACGAATCGATCGCGCTGTCCAAGGAAGGCGAAGAGGCCATGCTGTTCAAGAACATGCAGACCGATCTGGTGCAGCAGCTCATGCGGCGTCTGGCCAAGGCCAAACTGGTGCCGGTGTCCTAA
- the holA gene encoding DNA polymerase III subunit delta: protein MQVTLNQLAGHLQRGVKSLYVLHGDEPLLQQEAVDAIRAVARESGYTERNSFTAQGAHFDWSGVLAAGGSLSLFADKQIIEIRIPSGKPGKDGGAALQQIAQDAASSDSTLTVVMLPRLDKATKTGTWFSALDSAGISIQIDPVERGMLPQWIAQRLASQGQRVVPGEEGQRTLAFFADRVEGNLLAAHQEIQKLALLYPQGELTWSQVEQAVLNVARYDVFKLSEAVLSGNVARMQRMMDGLQAEGEAEVLVHWALAEDIRSLKRVKDAMNAGKPLPMALRENRVWGPKERLFERILPSVGDAALSRLLQSAHIVDGIVKGLKQPDWPADGWLALQRLGLQLCKTCAGR, encoded by the coding sequence ATGCAAGTGACTCTGAACCAGCTGGCTGGGCATCTTCAAAGAGGCGTGAAATCGCTCTACGTGCTGCATGGCGACGAGCCGTTGTTGCAACAGGAGGCGGTGGACGCCATCCGCGCCGTGGCGCGCGAATCGGGCTACACCGAGCGCAACAGCTTCACCGCGCAGGGCGCGCATTTCGACTGGAGCGGCGTGCTGGCAGCGGGCGGCTCGCTCTCGCTGTTCGCGGACAAGCAGATCATCGAAATCCGCATCCCCAGCGGCAAGCCCGGCAAGGACGGCGGCGCAGCCCTGCAGCAGATCGCGCAGGACGCCGCATCGAGCGACAGCACGCTTACCGTTGTGATGCTGCCGCGCCTCGACAAGGCCACTAAAACCGGCACATGGTTCAGCGCGCTCGATTCCGCAGGCATCAGCATCCAGATCGACCCCGTCGAACGCGGCATGCTTCCGCAGTGGATAGCGCAGCGCCTCGCGAGCCAGGGCCAGCGCGTCGTGCCTGGCGAAGAGGGCCAGCGCACGCTTGCCTTCTTTGCCGACCGCGTCGAAGGCAACTTGCTCGCCGCGCATCAGGAAATCCAGAAACTCGCACTGCTCTACCCGCAGGGCGAACTCACCTGGTCGCAGGTCGAACAGGCGGTGCTCAACGTCGCCCGCTACGACGTCTTCAAACTCTCCGAGGCCGTGCTCTCCGGCAACGTCGCCCGCATGCAGCGCATGATGGACGGCCTGCAGGCAGAAGGCGAGGCCGAGGTGCTGGTGCACTGGGCTCTGGCCGAAGACATCCGCTCCTTGAAGCGCGTGAAGGACGCGATGAACGCCGGCAAGCCCCTGCCCATGGCCCTGCGCGAAAACCGCGTCTGGGGTCCGAAGGAGCGATTGTTCGAACGGATCTTGCCGAGTGTGGGTGACGCCGCCTTGTCACGCCTGCTTCAATCCGCGCATATCGTGGACGGCATCGTCAAGGGCTTGAAGCAACCGGATTGGCCAGCGGATGGGTGGCTGGCGCTGCAGCGGTTGGGTCTGCAGTTGTGCAAGACCTGTGCGGGACGGTGA
- a CDS encoding glycosyltransferase yields the protein MTTRTRAIFTICSNNYVPMARVLLESARRHHPEAAVYLCLADEKLADAGFYPDFCEVVTADVLAIPDFREFAFRYDVLEFNTAVKPFMFRHLLARGHEQVVYLDPDIEVFAPLEAVFRLLDEGASFVLTPHLTQPAERAAFPDDMGIMRAGVYNLGFLGVGACDEAQSILRWWARRLEHHCVSEPERGIFVDQKFMDLVPGFAERARILRETGYNAAYWNLHQRALSRDGGLWRIDGAPLRFFHFSGIDPANLRRLSKHTEAFRDDEIQAPLKGLMSEYAEQVLDNGHGHVPRATYAYGRFASGTPIPDVVRRMFREQHVCWSGGDPFECYEEYLHLPCSHGATARSGYVTHLMAYLHQREHWLRSNFHLATQQGVEDYLQWFVQHGRDLLKDSRLVDPVALRAGSWTSALDAPAYSERTRSKQTTKTPEVTVIGYLQLAMGVGEAGRQMLRTLSHAGVQAAGLPIRLNALSAQVDHVLDARLVQTSQAPVQIFNVNADQLPAVTEHLSTSVRADAWKTVMPFWELEQFPAPWLKAFDLVHEVWAPTRYVQTMLARKLDKTVLHMPLPLTFEVPPMVERSRFGLPDDTFLFFFSFDFLSFVERKNPMAIVRAFRRAFRSGSDRPRVALVIKTLHSEVHAEKGNALREALRSDPDVILIERTLGRQENLQLIACCDAVVSLHRAEGLGLLVAEAMQLGKPVIATDYSATTELVSKHTGWPVDCSLVPVPEGHYPFHEGQVWAEPDACHAAWQMRQVFQHRDEARRRADVARTMLQDRFGADVCAARLRDRLDALTDAEINRGAVTA from the coding sequence ATGACTACCCGAACCCGTGCGATTTTCACGATTTGCTCGAACAACTATGTCCCGATGGCGCGGGTGCTGCTGGAGAGTGCGCGACGCCATCATCCCGAGGCGGCCGTCTATTTGTGCCTTGCGGATGAAAAGCTGGCGGACGCCGGTTTCTATCCCGATTTCTGCGAAGTGGTCACTGCCGACGTGCTGGCGATTCCGGACTTTCGCGAGTTTGCCTTCCGCTACGACGTGCTGGAGTTCAACACGGCGGTCAAGCCGTTCATGTTCCGCCATCTGCTGGCACGGGGTCACGAACAGGTTGTCTATCTCGACCCGGACATCGAGGTGTTCGCTCCGCTCGAGGCCGTCTTCCGGTTGCTGGATGAAGGCGCTTCGTTCGTTCTCACGCCCCATCTGACACAACCTGCCGAGCGCGCAGCCTTTCCCGACGATATGGGGATCATGCGTGCGGGCGTCTACAACCTCGGCTTTCTCGGTGTGGGCGCTTGCGATGAGGCGCAGAGCATTCTGCGCTGGTGGGCCAGGCGACTCGAGCACCATTGCGTGAGCGAGCCCGAACGCGGCATCTTCGTGGACCAGAAGTTCATGGACCTTGTTCCTGGCTTCGCCGAGCGTGCGCGCATTCTGCGTGAGACAGGCTACAACGCAGCTTACTGGAATTTGCACCAGCGAGCGCTGAGTCGCGATGGTGGGTTGTGGCGCATTGATGGTGCGCCGCTGCGTTTCTTTCACTTCAGCGGCATCGATCCTGCCAATCTGCGGCGACTGTCCAAACACACAGAGGCCTTTCGCGATGACGAGATTCAGGCCCCGCTCAAGGGGCTGATGAGCGAGTATGCAGAGCAAGTGCTGGACAACGGGCATGGTCATGTGCCCAGAGCCACCTATGCCTATGGGCGCTTCGCCTCCGGCACGCCGATTCCCGACGTGGTGCGTCGCATGTTCCGCGAACAGCACGTGTGCTGGTCGGGTGGCGATCCGTTCGAATGCTACGAGGAATATCTGCACTTGCCTTGCTCGCATGGAGCAACGGCGCGCTCGGGTTACGTGACCCATTTGATGGCCTACCTGCATCAGCGCGAGCATTGGCTGCGTTCCAACTTCCACCTTGCGACGCAGCAGGGTGTCGAAGACTATCTGCAGTGGTTCGTGCAGCATGGGCGCGATCTGCTCAAGGACAGCCGATTGGTGGATCCCGTGGCGTTGCGCGCGGGATCATGGACGTCCGCGCTGGACGCGCCGGCATATTCCGAGCGCACGCGCAGCAAGCAAACGACCAAGACGCCAGAGGTCACGGTGATCGGATACCTTCAGCTCGCGATGGGTGTGGGCGAGGCGGGGCGGCAAATGCTGCGCACGCTGAGCCATGCGGGAGTGCAGGCAGCCGGCCTGCCGATTCGCTTGAATGCGTTGTCGGCACAGGTGGATCATGTGCTGGACGCACGGCTCGTGCAGACCAGCCAGGCGCCCGTTCAGATCTTCAATGTGAACGCCGACCAGCTGCCTGCGGTGACGGAGCACCTGTCCACTTCCGTGCGCGCAGATGCATGGAAGACGGTCATGCCGTTCTGGGAATTGGAGCAGTTCCCAGCGCCTTGGCTCAAGGCCTTCGATCTGGTGCATGAGGTGTGGGCACCCACGCGCTACGTGCAGACCATGCTGGCACGCAAGCTCGACAAGACGGTGCTGCACATGCCGCTGCCGTTGACGTTCGAGGTACCACCGATGGTCGAACGATCCCGCTTTGGACTGCCGGACGATACTTTCCTGTTCTTCTTCTCGTTCGACTTTCTGTCGTTCGTGGAGCGCAAGAACCCGATGGCGATCGTCCGGGCGTTTCGTCGCGCCTTTCGCAGCGGCAGTGATCGCCCAAGGGTGGCGCTGGTCATCAAGACGCTTCACTCGGAAGTTCATGCAGAAAAGGGCAACGCTCTGCGCGAAGCGCTGCGCAGCGATCCGGATGTGATTCTGATCGAGCGCACCCTGGGCAGGCAAGAGAATCTCCAGCTGATCGCCTGCTGCGATGCGGTCGTGTCTCTGCACCGTGCGGAGGGGCTAGGGTTGCTGGTGGCGGAGGCGATGCAACTCGGCAAGCCCGTCATCGCCACCGACTATTCCGCGACCACGGAGCTGGTGTCGAAGCACACGGGATGGCCTGTGGATTGCTCGCTGGTGCCAGTGCCTGAGGGGCACTATCCTTTCCATGAAGGTCAGGTGTGGGCGGAGCCGGACGCGTGCCATGCCGCATGGCAGATGCGGCAGGTTTTTCAGCATCGCGATGAAGCCAGACGGCGGGCCGATGTTGCGCGCACAATGCTGCAAGACCGCTTTGGTGCAGATGTCTGTGCTGCACGATTGCGTGATCGCCTTGATGCACTCACAGACGCTGAGATCAACAGAGGAGCGGTCACGGCGTGA
- a CDS encoding phytanoyl-CoA dioxygenase family protein translates to MNDEAELRAIRRWTLVGDIGGAASYHAGDEAMLEANLRLLRTIAPAAVLHAISADPEFTSLTYGVQAFSRLGFDNCANEIEREALLDKMSNRHWASRAPQAFGALTQASDGLIISGGGNLCSTWPACIYERLALCRRAVEIGAPVVVLGQTIGPELNERHREWVSEILRTASWIGVREYPSYQRALALGADPRRMSFQIDDAHALGRADPGMPATWQWPYPFSIEAPWIGVTFHPLCDPTGDEPMIERLAHQLEAFALHTGCHLVFIPHARAAPQAGAHWGDEDMGQALAARMREVVLHVLPVLPAAQIARITAHAQWVVSSRYHPLVFALAADVPCLGVWVDEYTQTKLQGALQHMDCAGDALDAGAVLHGRLITRLMQLWEQRDARRAHIAMQRLSVESDEALRQQALGRVVSTGVAVEPPLPTRWSRIAASASTSARPRLLGKLSLAHTPAHMNNEEGTSKMLSEADWQQFERDGYLHLGQVLSADEVKALQERADALALGEWVNPHIQMQRDTGGEYDALPDAVARFEEGSHLYRKIQGLENDDRFAQLIDRPVFREICARMYGAHAPVSIFRAMIMNKPAGQGTNLPWHQDGGTVWQLDRDPLVTIWVALDDATQANGCMDAIRGSHRNGLLSMQGSTLTNEQVQEHCHANQTVPLEVPSGHAVLFHNWLIHRSGTNPSPTPRRAFTMCCMDARTRGVLTGARYPIVYGELADEPDHYVRQLHTDLAGKTAMASEAERYALSLRDAHADAERYAKSLEAELTKLRQHGMENDNAEDLRERNRRMDQALTQMRAEMLELSRALATAKEGSLDEVHRVDALNQAMQASMSWRVTRPLRAVLKAMRGW, encoded by the coding sequence GTGAACGATGAAGCAGAACTTCGCGCCATCCGGCGCTGGACGCTGGTAGGCGATATCGGCGGCGCGGCCAGCTACCACGCGGGTGACGAGGCCATGCTGGAGGCCAACCTGCGGCTGTTGCGGACCATTGCTCCCGCGGCTGTCTTGCATGCCATCTCAGCGGATCCCGAATTCACCTCACTTACCTATGGTGTGCAGGCTTTTTCGCGGCTGGGTTTTGATAATTGCGCCAATGAAATCGAGCGTGAAGCATTGCTCGACAAGATGTCGAATCGGCATTGGGCCAGTCGCGCACCGCAGGCGTTTGGTGCGTTGACGCAGGCGTCGGATGGGCTGATCATCTCCGGTGGCGGCAATCTATGCAGCACGTGGCCGGCTTGCATCTACGAGCGTCTCGCGCTGTGCCGTCGTGCCGTGGAAATCGGCGCGCCTGTGGTGGTGCTGGGCCAGACCATTGGCCCGGAATTGAACGAGCGCCATCGCGAGTGGGTGTCCGAGATTTTGCGAACCGCATCGTGGATCGGCGTGCGGGAATATCCCAGCTACCAGCGTGCGCTGGCGCTGGGCGCAGACCCCCGCCGCATGAGCTTTCAGATCGACGATGCTCACGCGTTGGGCCGCGCAGATCCAGGTATGCCCGCGACATGGCAATGGCCGTACCCGTTTTCCATCGAGGCCCCTTGGATCGGCGTAACGTTTCATCCGCTATGCGATCCTACCGGGGACGAGCCCATGATCGAGCGATTGGCCCATCAGCTCGAAGCCTTTGCATTGCACACCGGGTGTCACTTGGTATTCATCCCCCATGCCCGCGCCGCGCCGCAAGCCGGAGCGCACTGGGGTGATGAAGACATGGGCCAGGCACTGGCTGCACGCATGCGAGAAGTCGTCTTGCATGTGTTGCCGGTGCTTCCCGCTGCACAGATTGCACGGATCACCGCGCATGCGCAATGGGTGGTGAGCTCGAGGTATCACCCACTGGTGTTTGCGCTTGCGGCGGATGTGCCTTGTCTGGGCGTGTGGGTGGACGAATACACCCAGACGAAATTGCAGGGCGCACTGCAGCACATGGACTGCGCAGGGGATGCCTTGGACGCGGGCGCAGTGCTCCACGGGCGCTTGATCACCCGCCTGATGCAACTGTGGGAGCAGCGCGACGCGCGGCGTGCCCACATTGCGATGCAACGGCTGAGCGTGGAGAGCGACGAGGCGTTGCGTCAGCAAGCTTTGGGCAGAGTGGTCTCCACGGGGGTAGCGGTTGAGCCACCTCTGCCGACCAGATGGAGCAGGATCGCGGCTTCCGCGTCCACCTCGGCGCGGCCGCGACTATTGGGCAAGCTTTCGCTGGCGCATACACCTGCGCATATGAACAATGAAGAAGGGACAAGCAAGATGTTGAGCGAAGCCGATTGGCAGCAGTTTGAACGTGACGGGTATCTGCATCTGGGACAGGTGTTGAGCGCCGACGAGGTCAAGGCATTGCAGGAGAGGGCCGATGCGCTGGCGCTGGGCGAATGGGTCAACCCCCATATCCAGATGCAGCGAGATACCGGAGGCGAGTACGACGCCTTGCCGGATGCCGTAGCCCGATTCGAGGAAGGATCGCATCTGTACCGCAAGATTCAGGGACTGGAGAACGACGACCGGTTTGCGCAACTGATCGACCGTCCCGTGTTCCGTGAGATCTGTGCCCGGATGTATGGCGCGCACGCACCGGTGTCGATCTTCCGCGCGATGATCATGAACAAGCCTGCAGGCCAAGGCACGAACCTGCCATGGCATCAGGATGGCGGAACGGTATGGCAACTCGATCGGGACCCGCTGGTGACGATCTGGGTCGCTCTGGACGACGCCACTCAGGCCAATGGCTGCATGGACGCCATTCGTGGATCGCACCGCAATGGTTTGCTGAGCATGCAGGGCAGCACGCTCACCAACGAGCAGGTACAAGAGCACTGCCATGCCAACCAGACCGTGCCTCTGGAGGTGCCGTCAGGCCATGCAGTGCTGTTTCACAACTGGCTGATCCACCGCTCCGGTACCAACCCATCGCCCACCCCGAGGCGCGCCTTCACCATGTGCTGCATGGACGCCCGCACGCGCGGCGTGCTGACCGGTGCGCGGTATCCCATCGTCTACGGCGAACTCGCGGATGAGCCGGACCACTATGTGCGCCAGCTGCACACCGATCTGGCAGGAAAGACGGCCATGGCCAGCGAAGCCGAACGATACGCGCTGAGCCTGCGTGATGCCCATGCAGATGCCGAGCGATATGCCAAAAGCCTTGAAGCGGAACTGACCAAACTTCGACAGCACGGCATGGAGAATGACAATGCGGAAGACCTGCGCGAAAGAAACCGGCGCATGGATCAGGCGTTGACCCAGATGCGTGCCGAAATGCTGGAACTCAGCCGCGCGCTGGCGACGGCGAAAGAGGGCTCACTGGATGAGGTACATCGCGTGGACGCCCTGAACCAGGCGATGCAAGCGTCGATGTCTTGGCGTGTGACGCGGCCACTTCGGGCGGTGTTGAAGGCGATGAGGGGGTGGTGA
- a CDS encoding cupin domain-containing protein, with protein MSLRKHPVLTAIAALATLTATQFVHAEVYPRESMIKAEKKEAGGGKGVLYGEYAFTRDMPKKDEAIKEISWLTLKPGDSIGYHKHVTNEDTYIIISGTGIFKDKDGKDVPVKAGDVTIVRKGESHGLTATGSEPLVFVDVIAEQ; from the coding sequence ATGTCGCTGCGCAAGCACCCCGTCCTAACCGCCATTGCCGCACTCGCAACCCTCACCGCCACCCAGTTCGTCCACGCCGAGGTCTACCCGCGCGAGAGCATGATCAAGGCCGAAAAGAAGGAGGCCGGTGGCGGCAAGGGCGTGCTCTACGGCGAATACGCCTTCACCCGCGACATGCCCAAAAAGGACGAGGCCATCAAGGAAATCAGCTGGCTCACCCTGAAGCCCGGCGACTCCATCGGCTACCACAAGCATGTCACCAACGAAGACACCTACATCATCATCTCGGGCACAGGCATCTTCAAGGACAAGGACGGGAAAGATGTCCCCGTGAAGGCCGGCGACGTGACCATCGTGCGCAAGGGCGAATCACATGGGTTGACGGCCACTGGGTCGGAGCCGTTGGTGTTTGTGGATGTGATTGCGGAGCAGTGA